The following proteins come from a genomic window of Corynebacterium falsenii:
- a CDS encoding aldo/keto reductase, with product METFTGANGFSLPKLGLGTYKLKGESGARSVLSGIEAGYRLIDTAYNYENEGAVGEGIRRGVDQGVPREEIIVTSKLPGRYQQEAVQTVEESLFRLGLDYIDLYLIHWPNPKQGHYVEAYRGLMEARDKGLIRHVGVCNFLPEHLEAIREATGELPVVNQIELHPYFPQLDALEYHRKHGIITQAWSPLARGDVFEQAPIVDAAEAHDASPAQVVLAWHRAIGALAIPKASSRERQEQNLRSLTINLTDDEVAAISALGRPDGRRKDQDPAEYEEF from the coding sequence ATGGAGACATTCACCGGCGCGAACGGTTTCTCGCTCCCCAAGCTCGGACTCGGCACCTACAAACTCAAAGGCGAGTCGGGCGCCCGTTCCGTACTCTCCGGCATTGAGGCCGGCTACCGTCTCATCGATACCGCGTACAACTACGAGAACGAGGGAGCCGTTGGCGAGGGGATTCGTAGGGGCGTCGACCAAGGGGTGCCCCGCGAAGAGATCATCGTGACATCCAAGCTTCCCGGCCGCTACCAGCAGGAAGCTGTGCAGACGGTGGAGGAATCGCTGTTCCGATTGGGTCTGGACTACATCGACCTGTACCTCATTCATTGGCCGAATCCGAAGCAGGGCCACTACGTGGAGGCTTACCGTGGGCTTATGGAGGCACGCGATAAGGGCCTGATCAGGCACGTTGGCGTGTGCAACTTTCTGCCCGAGCACCTAGAGGCGATCCGCGAGGCCACCGGCGAGCTTCCCGTTGTGAATCAGATTGAGCTTCATCCGTACTTCCCTCAGCTGGACGCGCTGGAGTACCACCGCAAGCACGGGATCATCACCCAGGCGTGGAGCCCCCTGGCGCGCGGCGATGTGTTCGAGCAGGCGCCGATTGTGGACGCCGCCGAGGCTCACGACGCCTCACCCGCACAGGTTGTTCTCGCGTGGCACCGCGCCATTGGTGCGCTGGCGATTCCGAAGGCGTCGTCGCGGGAGCGCCAGGAGCAGAACCTGCGTTCGCTCACCATCAACCTCACTGACGACGAAGTTGCGGCGATTTCGGCGCTGGGGCGCCCGGACGGCCGGCGCAAGGACCAGGATCCTGCGGAGTACGAGGAGTTCTAG